The following coding sequences are from one Aethina tumida isolate Nest 87 chromosome 2, icAetTumi1.1, whole genome shotgun sequence window:
- the LOC109605552 gene encoding AFG3-like protein 2, which yields MAYRLLNTGKLFENLLCKTLKQYNVELPRRSYTFKTVLNEWKLFCEKPPKGFEKYFKPGKDAPKETKPDSKNCKEGKKDAKPPLEKEPTPKPPPPPPQQPGSRPYDQWSFGLFGGTGSRGSGGKPFGDNERDKWYVLGAAAAIAFLATVTMFEMGYKEIGWKEFVHNYLARGIVEKLEVVNKKWVRVRLSPGNTVDGANVLWFNIGSVDSFERNLENAQVEMNVEPPNFVPVIYKTEIEAASLSGMLPTILVIGFLIYMMRRSAEMMGGKKGRKGGLFGGVMESTAKLINSNEIGVKFRDVAGCEEAKIEIMEFVNFLKNPQQYIDLGAKIPKGAMLTGPPGTGKTLLAKATAGEANVPFITVSGSEFLEMFVGVGPSRVRDLFSMARKHAPCILFIDEIDAVGRKRGGRSFGGHSEQENTLNQLLVEMDGFNTTTNVVVLAATNRVDILDKALLRPGRFDRQIFVPAPDIKGRASIFKVHLQNLKTNLDKTELARKMAALTPGFTGADIANVCNEAALIAARDLNDSINMKHFEQAIERVVAGMEKKTNVLSPEEKRTVAYHEAGHAVAGWFLQYADPLLKVSIIPRGKGLGYAQYLPKDQYLYTKEQLFDRMCMTLGGRVSEELFFKRITTGAQDDLKKVTQSAYAQIVHYGMNEKVGNVSFDMPREGEMQLEKPYSETTAQMIDAEVRKLIDCAHKRTTELLSEHKEKVAVVAERLLKQEIISRDDMIELLGKRPFPEKSTYEEFVEGTGSFEEDTALPEGLKEWNKEKIPATENKTQPSP from the exons ATGGCATATCGGCTCCTTAACACCGGCAAGTTGTTCGAAAATTTACTGTGTAAAACGTTGAAGCAGTACAATGTAGAATTACCCAgg AGAAGCTACACGTTTAAAACGGTATTAAACGAATGGAAACTGTTCTGCGAGAAACCGCCAAAGGGTTTCGAAAAGTATTTTAAGCCTGGTAAAGATGCTCCAAAGGAAACAAAGCCCgattcaaaaaattgtaaagagGGCAAAAAGGATGCCAAACCACCACTAGAAAAAGAACCAACCCCAAAGCCTCCTCCTCCGCCTCCACAACAACCAGGTTCAAGGCCTTATGATCAATGGTCATTTGGACTCTTTGGGGGCACTGGAAGTCG TGGCAGCGGCGGGAAACCGTTTGGTGACAATGAACGGGACAAATGGTACGTTCTGGGAGCTGCGGCGGCAATCGCATTCCTCGCCACCGTTACCATGTTTGAGATGGGCTACAAGGAGATTGGTTGGAAGGAGTTTGTTCACAACTATTTGGCCAGAGGTATAGTTGAAAAGCTGGAAGTGGTCAACAAAAAATGGGTACGTGTACGACTGTCACCTGGGAATACAGTCGACGGTGCG aaCGTGTTGTGGTTCAACATTGGTAGCGTTGATTCGTTCGAACGCAATTTGGAAAATGCTCAGGTAGAGATGAACGTAGAACCACCGAATTTCGTGCCGGTAATTTACAAAACCGAAATCGAAGCAGCTAGTTTATCTGGAATGTTGCCGACGATTTTGGTCATCGGTTTTCTTATATACATGATGCGTCGTTCGGCAGAGATGATGGGCGGCAAAAAGGGCAGGAAGGGAGGACTGTTTGGCGGTGTGATGGAAAGCACCGCCAAATTGATCAATTCTAACGAGATCGGTGTCAAATTCAG AGATGTGGCCGGTTGCGAAGAGGCAAAAATCGAAATTATGGAATTCGTTAACTTCCTTAAGAATCCGCAACAGTACATCGACTTGGGAGCGAAAATACCCAAAGGAGCCATGTTAACAG GTCCACCGGGAACAGGAAAAACGTTATTGGCCAAGGCGACAGCGGGAGAGGCCAATGTTCCGTTCATAACGGTCTCCGGATCAGAGTTTCTCGAAATGTTTGTTGGTGTGGGTCCCTCCAGGGTCCGAGATCTCTTTTCGATGGCGAGGAAACACGCGCCCTGTATCCTGTTTATAGATGAAATCGATGCGGTTGGCAGAAAGAGAGGCGGCAGAAGCTTCGGCGGTCACTCCGAACAAGAGAACACGCTAAATCAATTGCTGGTTGAGATGGACGGTTTCAACACGACAACAAACGTGGTAGTTTTGGCTGCCACCAACAGAGTGGATATATTGGACAAGGCGCTGCTGAGACCGGGCAGATTCGATCGGCAGATTTTCGTTCCCGCTCCAGACATCAAGGGACGAGCCAGCATCTTCAAAGTTCACTTGCAGAACTTGAAGACGAACTTGGACAAAACGGAATTGGCTCGGAAGATGGCTGCCTTGACGCCCGGCTTTACCGGTGCGGACATCGCAAACGTTTGCAACGAAGCCGCCCTGATCGCCGCCCGCGATTTGAACGATTCCATAAACATGAAGCACTTTGAGCAGGCGATCGAGAGAGTGGTGGCCGGCATGGAGAAGAAAACGAACGTGCTGTCGCCGGAGGAGAAACGTACAGTTGCTTACCACGAAGCTGGTCACGCGGTTGCCGGCTGGTTCCTGCAGTACGCGGATCCGCTGCTGAAGGTCAGCATCATTCCTAGAGGTAAGGGTTTGGGTTATGCGCAGTACTTGCCCAAGGATCAATATTTGTACACCAAGGAACAGCTCTTCGACAGGATGTGCATGACTTTGGGCGGTCGCGTGTCCGAGGAGCTGTTCTTTAAAAGAATTACCACCGGCGCACAGGACGACTTGAAGAAAGTCACACAGAGTGCCTACGCCCAAATAGTTCACTATGGAATGAACGAGAAAGTGGGAAACGTCAGCTTCGACATGCCAAGAGAGGGCGAGATGCAATTAGAGAAGCCCTATTCGGAAACGACGGCCCAAATGATCGATGCAGAAGTACGTAAATTGATCGACTGCGCTCACAAACGCACCACCGAACTCCTCAGCGAACATAAGGAAAAGGTGGCCGTCGTCGCCGAGAGACTGCTCAAACAGGAAATCATCAGCAGGGACGACATGATCGAATTATTGGGCAAGAGGCCGTTCCCGGAGAAATCGACTTACGAAGAGTTTGTCGAGGGAACGGGGTCCTTTGAGGAAGACACCGCTCTTCCTGAGGGACTGAAGGAATGGAACAAGGAGAAGATTCCGGCAACGGAAAATAAAACTCAACCTTCGCCGTAA
- the LOC109605558 gene encoding carnitine O-palmitoyltransferase 1, liver isoform isoform X2, which yields MAEAHQAVAFSFAITHEGWDVNFDREVLDLVWQSGIRSWKKRLARFQNSVHNGVYPGHWTSLWVLTSIVSIMQLSGYPVPFDLPNRFLHILPGSTLTWQLVACFLASLTAWLTVIYMLRYILRLLLMYKGWMYESRAKGSQISTKTKLWLGLVKVFSAWKSPRLYSYQGSLPRLPLPSVSETMTRYLQSVRPLLDDANYRRMEKLADEFQKGIGAKLQRYLVLKSWWSSNYVSDWWEEYVYLRGRSPLMINSNFYGIDAILEHRSKIQAARAASAIYTFLTFRRLVERQELEPILVQGLVPLCSWQYERIFNTTRIPGIETDKIMHWADSNHIVVYHRGRYFKVIIYKGRILKPCEIQIQIQHILDDKSEPAVGEEKLAALTAGERTHWANTRRHHFNRGVNKISLDCIEKAAFVVALDDVPYEFDLKHPEKLDNFGKILLHGKGYDRWFDKSFTLCVSNNGRVGFNAEHSWADAPILGHLWEYLLFDEVEQRYDEKGNTLGTPEITPPTPTRLKWDIQEECQQAIDQALIVARDLIQDLDLRIYVHDAYGKGFMKQCHISPDAYLQMALQLAYYRDAGKFSLTYEASMTRLYREGRTETVRPCTVESATWVKAMVENKASTEEKVKLLQKACARHQLGYQDAMCGKGIDRHLFCLYVVSKYLEVDSPFLKEVLSEPWRLSTSQTPHGQTSKTDLKRFPNCISAGGGFGPVADDGYGVSYIIAGEDLLFFHISNKKTSSMTDCHRFARRIEQALKDMRQLHLDYKSLNGKK from the exons ATGGCGGAAGCTCATCAGGCCGTCGCGTTCTCCTTCGCCATCACCCACGAAGGATGGGACGTGAACTTTGACCGCGAGGTCCTCGACCTCGTTTGGCAATCGGGTATACGATCCTGGAAAAAGCGCCTAGCCAGGTTCCAA AACAGTGTCCACAATGGTGTCTATCCCGGTCACTGGACCAGCTTATGGGTGCTCACATCCATCGTATCGATAATGCAACTGTCTGGATACCCCGTTCCGTTTGATCTTCCAAATAGATTTTTGCATATATTACCTGG GAGCACATTGACGTGGCAACTGGTCGCTTGTTTTCTGGCGTCTTTAACCGCCTGGCTCACCGTCATCTACATGCTGCGCTACATCTTGAGACTCCTCTTAATGTACAAAGGGTGGATGTACGAGTCGAGGGCCAAGGGCAGCCAAATATCAACCAAAACTAAACTGTGGCTTGGGCTGGTGAAAGTGTTCAGCGCATGGAAGTCGCCTCGACTCTACAGCTACCAGGGATCACTGCCCAGACTGCCCTTGCCCAGCGTCAGCGAAACGATGACAAGA TATCTTCAAAGCGTGCGCCCCTTGCTCGACGACGCCAATTATCGGCGAATGGAGAAACTCGCGGACGAATTCCAGAAGGGAATCGGTGCCAAATTACAACGTTACTTGGTCCTGAAGTCCTGGTGGTCCAGCAATTACGTCTCGGATTGGTGGGAGGAATACGTTTACCTGCGAGGACGTTCTCCGCTAATGATCAACTCAAACTTTTACGGTATCGACGCTATTCTAGAGCACAGGTCGAAAATACAGGCAGCCAGAGCGGCGTCGGCTATTTACACATTCCTGACGTTCAGAAGATTGGTGGAACGACAAGAACTGGAACCGATCTTGGTGCAGGGTTTGGTGCCCTTGTGCTCGTGGCAGTACGAGAGGATTTTCAACACTACACGTATACCCGGAATAGAAACTGATAAAATCATGCACTGGGCCGACTCTAACCACATCGTAGTTTATCACAGAGGCAGATACTTCAAAGTCATCATTTATAAAGGAAGGATACTGAAGCCGtgcgaaattcaaat ACAAATTCAACATATCCTGGATGACAAATCTGAGCCTGCGGTTGGCGAAGAAAAATTGGCAGCCTTGACAGCTGGCGAAAGAACGCATTGGGCGAACACAAGACGTCACCACTTCAACAGAGGAGTTAACAAGATCTCATTGGATTGTATTGAAAAAGCGGCCTTTGTTGTTGCATTAGACGACGTTCCATATGAATTTGATCTC aaaCACCCAGAAAAGTTGGACAATTTTGGGAAGATTTTATTACACGGGAAAGGTTACGACAGATGGTTTGATAAATCCTTTACACTGTGTGTTTCAAATAACGGCAGA gTTGGTTTTAATGCTGAACATTCGTG ggCTGATGCTCCAATTCTCGGGCATCTCTGGGAGTACTTGTTGTTCGATGAAGTAGAGCAacg atATGATGAGAAAGGCAATACGCTAGGAACACCTGAAATTACTCCTCCAACTCCGACGAGATTGAAATGGGACATTCAGGAGGAATGTCAACAAGCCATCGATCAGGCTTTGATAGTAGCCCGTGATTTAATTCAGGATTTGGATTTACGTATATACGTTCACGACGCGTACGGCAAAGGCTTCATGAAGCAGTGTCACATCAGTCCCGATGCTTATTTGCAAATGGCATTGCAACTGGCATATTACAGAGATGCCGGCAAATTCAGTCTTACTTATGAAGCTAGCATGACGAGACTTTACAG GGAGGGCAGAACAGAAACAGTGCGTCCTTGCACTGTGGAATCGGCAACGTGGGTTAAAGCCATGGTAGAGAACAAAGCGTCAACGGAGGAAAAGGTAAAGCTGCTTCAAAAAGCGTGCGCACGCCACCAATTGGGTTACCAGGATGCGATGTGCGGCAAAGGTATCGACCGCCACCTCTTCTGCCTCTATGTCGtctcaaaatatttggaaGTTGACTCACCGTTCCTCAAAGAGGTATTAAGCGAACCGTGGAGGTTGTCTACGTCACAAACGCCGCACGGACAGACCTCCAAGACTGATTTAAAGAGGTTTCCGAATTGCATTTCGGCAGGAGGTGGATTTGGACCCGTGGCTGATGATGGCTACGGTGTTTCTTACATAATAGCCGGAGAGGATTTATTGTTCTTCCACATATCAAACAAGAAGACCAGCAGCATGACG GACTGTCACAGATTCGCAAGACGAATTGAGCAAGCGTTAAAAGATATGCGACAACTTCATCTCGACTACAAGTCACTGAAtggcaaaaaataa
- the LOC109605558 gene encoding carnitine O-palmitoyltransferase 1, liver isoform isoform X1, with protein sequence MAEAHQAVAFSFAITHEGWDVNFDREVLDLVWQSGIRSWKKRLARFQNSVHNGVYPGHWTSLWVLTSIVSIMQLSGYPVPFDLPNRFLHILPGSTLTWQLVACFLASLTAWLTVIYMLRYILRLLLMYKGWMYESRAKGSQISTKTKLWLGLVKVFSAWKSPRLYSYQGSLPRLPLPSVSETMTRYLQSVRPLLDDANYRRMEKLADEFQKGIGAKLQRYLVLKSWWSSNYVSDWWEEYVYLRGRSPLMINSNFYGIDAILEHRSKIQAARAASAIYTFLTFRRLVERQELEPILVQGLVPLCSWQYERIFNTTRIPGIETDKIMHWADSNHIVVYHRGRYFKVIIYKGRILKPCEIQIQIQHILDDKSEPAVGEEKLAALTAGERTHWANTRRHHFNRGVNKISLDCIEKAAFVVALDDVPYEFDLKHPEKLDNFGKILLHGKGYDRWFDKSFTLCVSNNGRVGFNAEHSWADAAVMSHVWEYVITTPSHEDRYDEKGNTLGTPEITPPTPTRLKWDIQEECQQAIDQALIVARDLIQDLDLRIYVHDAYGKGFMKQCHISPDAYLQMALQLAYYRDAGKFSLTYEASMTRLYREGRTETVRPCTVESATWVKAMVENKASTEEKVKLLQKACARHQLGYQDAMCGKGIDRHLFCLYVVSKYLEVDSPFLKEVLSEPWRLSTSQTPHGQTSKTDLKRFPNCISAGGGFGPVADDGYGVSYIIAGEDLLFFHISNKKTSSMTDCHRFARRIEQALKDMRQLHLDYKSLNGKK encoded by the exons ATGGCGGAAGCTCATCAGGCCGTCGCGTTCTCCTTCGCCATCACCCACGAAGGATGGGACGTGAACTTTGACCGCGAGGTCCTCGACCTCGTTTGGCAATCGGGTATACGATCCTGGAAAAAGCGCCTAGCCAGGTTCCAA AACAGTGTCCACAATGGTGTCTATCCCGGTCACTGGACCAGCTTATGGGTGCTCACATCCATCGTATCGATAATGCAACTGTCTGGATACCCCGTTCCGTTTGATCTTCCAAATAGATTTTTGCATATATTACCTGG GAGCACATTGACGTGGCAACTGGTCGCTTGTTTTCTGGCGTCTTTAACCGCCTGGCTCACCGTCATCTACATGCTGCGCTACATCTTGAGACTCCTCTTAATGTACAAAGGGTGGATGTACGAGTCGAGGGCCAAGGGCAGCCAAATATCAACCAAAACTAAACTGTGGCTTGGGCTGGTGAAAGTGTTCAGCGCATGGAAGTCGCCTCGACTCTACAGCTACCAGGGATCACTGCCCAGACTGCCCTTGCCCAGCGTCAGCGAAACGATGACAAGA TATCTTCAAAGCGTGCGCCCCTTGCTCGACGACGCCAATTATCGGCGAATGGAGAAACTCGCGGACGAATTCCAGAAGGGAATCGGTGCCAAATTACAACGTTACTTGGTCCTGAAGTCCTGGTGGTCCAGCAATTACGTCTCGGATTGGTGGGAGGAATACGTTTACCTGCGAGGACGTTCTCCGCTAATGATCAACTCAAACTTTTACGGTATCGACGCTATTCTAGAGCACAGGTCGAAAATACAGGCAGCCAGAGCGGCGTCGGCTATTTACACATTCCTGACGTTCAGAAGATTGGTGGAACGACAAGAACTGGAACCGATCTTGGTGCAGGGTTTGGTGCCCTTGTGCTCGTGGCAGTACGAGAGGATTTTCAACACTACACGTATACCCGGAATAGAAACTGATAAAATCATGCACTGGGCCGACTCTAACCACATCGTAGTTTATCACAGAGGCAGATACTTCAAAGTCATCATTTATAAAGGAAGGATACTGAAGCCGtgcgaaattcaaat ACAAATTCAACATATCCTGGATGACAAATCTGAGCCTGCGGTTGGCGAAGAAAAATTGGCAGCCTTGACAGCTGGCGAAAGAACGCATTGGGCGAACACAAGACGTCACCACTTCAACAGAGGAGTTAACAAGATCTCATTGGATTGTATTGAAAAAGCGGCCTTTGTTGTTGCATTAGACGACGTTCCATATGAATTTGATCTC aaaCACCCAGAAAAGTTGGACAATTTTGGGAAGATTTTATTACACGGGAAAGGTTACGACAGATGGTTTGATAAATCCTTTACACTGTGTGTTTCAAATAACGGCAGA gTTGGTTTTAATGCTGAACATTCGTG GGCGGACGCAGCTGTCATGTCTCACGTGTGGGAGTACGTGATCACAACACCATCACATGAAGACCG atATGATGAGAAAGGCAATACGCTAGGAACACCTGAAATTACTCCTCCAACTCCGACGAGATTGAAATGGGACATTCAGGAGGAATGTCAACAAGCCATCGATCAGGCTTTGATAGTAGCCCGTGATTTAATTCAGGATTTGGATTTACGTATATACGTTCACGACGCGTACGGCAAAGGCTTCATGAAGCAGTGTCACATCAGTCCCGATGCTTATTTGCAAATGGCATTGCAACTGGCATATTACAGAGATGCCGGCAAATTCAGTCTTACTTATGAAGCTAGCATGACGAGACTTTACAG GGAGGGCAGAACAGAAACAGTGCGTCCTTGCACTGTGGAATCGGCAACGTGGGTTAAAGCCATGGTAGAGAACAAAGCGTCAACGGAGGAAAAGGTAAAGCTGCTTCAAAAAGCGTGCGCACGCCACCAATTGGGTTACCAGGATGCGATGTGCGGCAAAGGTATCGACCGCCACCTCTTCTGCCTCTATGTCGtctcaaaatatttggaaGTTGACTCACCGTTCCTCAAAGAGGTATTAAGCGAACCGTGGAGGTTGTCTACGTCACAAACGCCGCACGGACAGACCTCCAAGACTGATTTAAAGAGGTTTCCGAATTGCATTTCGGCAGGAGGTGGATTTGGACCCGTGGCTGATGATGGCTACGGTGTTTCTTACATAATAGCCGGAGAGGATTTATTGTTCTTCCACATATCAAACAAGAAGACCAGCAGCATGACG GACTGTCACAGATTCGCAAGACGAATTGAGCAAGCGTTAAAAGATATGCGACAACTTCATCTCGACTACAAGTCACTGAAtggcaaaaaataa
- the LOC109605554 gene encoding uncharacterized protein C3orf38 isoform X2, whose protein sequence is MIENVKAKEGLKEIFSKFEDVDLFALAATVTQGLLKKKLNNREDAVNAILTYSTDLHSLLKRRSVTKEILFSYLHDKNIPVKLPLTKIDVIEKITEYWEVPMIKLDSKTSEETIENISKTHSTEICVSRDDHGIDSLAEHFVKWFFGMVNQKEEISSHFFNDSRCKITFYDVNIDCKMEFKEEWILMG, encoded by the exons ATGATCGAAAACGTGAAGGCTAAAGAaggattaaaagaaatattctcCAAATTTGAAGATGTAGACTTGTTTGCATTGGCTGCTACAGTTACACAAGGCTTGTTAAAAAAGAAGTTAAATAACAGAGAAG atGCAGTTAATGCAATCTTAACTTATTCAACAGATTTGCACAGTCTATTAAAACGGAGAAGCGTCactaaagaaatattgttttcatatttacaTGATAAAAACATCCCAGTTAAACTGCCTCTCACAAAAATTGATGTCATAgaaaaaattactgaatattggGAAGTTCCTATGATAAAATTAGACTCTAAAACATCAGAGGAAACTATTGAAAACATCTCAAAAACCCACTCAACAGAAATATGTGTTTCCAGAGATGACCATGGGATAGACTCGTTAGCTGAACATTTTGTCAAATGGTTTTTTGGTATGGTGAATCAAAAGGAGGAGATTTCAAGCCATTTCTTCAATGATTCTCGCtgcaaaattacattttatgatgTAAATATAGACTGCAAG AT